The Thalassophryne amazonica chromosome 6, fThaAma1.1, whole genome shotgun sequence genome includes a region encoding these proteins:
- the LOC117512453 gene encoding rho-related GTP-binding protein RhoA-C-like, protein MTWWCACASAVGGVSSRPGREERRTQKHQAMAAIRKKLVIVGDGACGKTCLLIVFSKDQFPEVYVPTVFENYVADIEVDGKQVELALWDTAGQEDYDRLRPLSYPDTDVILMCFSVDSPDSLENIPEKWTPEVKHFCPNVPIILVGNKKDLRNDEHTRRELAKMKQEPVKGEDGKEMANRISAYGYQECSAKTKDGVREVFEMATRAALQAKKRGKKSTCLLL, encoded by the exons ATGACGTGGTGGTGCGCATGCGCATCTGCAGTGGGCGGAGTTTCCAGTCGGCCAGGAAGAGAAGAAAGGCGGACACAGAAACATCAAGCG ATGGCAGCCATCAGGAAGAAGTTGGTGATAGTTGGGGACGGTGCATGTGGAAAGACCTGTCTGCTCATCGTCTTCAGTAAGGACCAGTTCCCTGAGGTCTATGTCCCCACTGTGTTTGAGAACTATGTGGCCGATATCGAAGTGGATGGGAAACAG GTGGAGTTAGCACTGTGGGACACAGCAGGTCAGGAAGACTACGACAGGCTGAGACCTCTCTCCTACCCTGATACTGATGTCATCCTCATGTGCTTCTCTGTAGATAGCCCTGACAGTTTAG AGAATATTCCAGAAAAGTGGACACCCGAGGTGAAACACTTCTGTCCAAATGTCCCCATCATCCTTGTAGGCAACAAAAAAGATCTCCGTAACGATGAGCACACCAGGCGAGAActtgccaaaatgaaacaa GAACCAGTTAAAGGTGAGGACGGAAAAGAGATGGCAAACCGCATCAGTGCCTATGGCTACCAAGAGTGTTCTGCCAAAACCAAAGATGGTGTGAGGGAAGTCTTTGAGATGGCAACTAGGGCAGCACTGCAGGCCAAGAAACGTGGGAAGAAGTCCACCTGCCTTCTCTTATAG